In Candidatus Aegiribacteria sp., a single window of DNA contains:
- a CDS encoding ACT domain-containing protein, which translates to MNRLCVMKFGGTCLASGEDRKISLRHCTRQLKKHDKLIVVVSAMGRKGDPYSTDTLLEMVSSPSKPEKACLMATGEVISATVMADMLRFEGVSARAVTGWNAGIRTDGRNCDSKLESIDREVLQTALEEHDCIVVAGFQGMGSNGMVSTLGRGGSDITAIALAAALDADEVLLYKKIESVFTADPDIVSGVISVERISYEDLSQLGWQGAEVVHPRASEIAGKAGVKINIMSHSTGKRVTEIEPFVIHSGKYITGVASGPDVTQYRIRKIDEATLHGFYSKAFRLVAEASVSMDMFSVFGSIAMFTVLCEESGTVSEVLSKNMIEFETVSPCSKVSIVGAGMHGIKGVMARFSSALDQAGIDMLQTVDSHATISALVMLDQRDCALRALHREFLEE; encoded by the coding sequence GTGAATAGACTGTGCGTGATGAAATTCGGGGGAACCTGTCTTGCCTCCGGGGAGGACAGAAAGATATCCCTGCGGCATTGTACCCGGCAACTGAAAAAGCATGATAAACTCATTGTAGTTGTGTCTGCAATGGGAAGAAAGGGTGATCCCTATTCTACCGATACCCTTCTTGAAATGGTCTCTTCTCCATCAAAACCGGAGAAAGCCTGTCTTATGGCTACCGGTGAAGTAATCTCCGCTACCGTTATGGCTGATATGCTCAGATTTGAAGGAGTATCAGCGAGGGCAGTAACCGGCTGGAACGCAGGCATTCGAACGGATGGGAGAAATTGTGATTCAAAATTGGAGTCGATTGACAGGGAAGTACTCCAGACAGCTCTCGAGGAGCACGACTGTATTGTCGTTGCCGGTTTTCAGGGAATGGGAAGTAACGGAATGGTTTCAACTCTTGGCAGGGGAGGAAGCGATATAACCGCGATAGCGCTGGCCGCAGCTCTTGATGCTGACGAAGTGCTGCTGTACAAGAAAATAGAATCAGTGTTCACGGCAGATCCGGATATAGTTTCCGGAGTCATAAGTGTGGAAAGAATCAGTTATGAAGATTTGAGTCAGCTTGGCTGGCAGGGAGCGGAGGTTGTACATCCCAGAGCTTCGGAGATCGCCGGAAAAGCGGGAGTGAAGATTAATATCATGTCTCATTCCACCGGTAAGCGAGTCACAGAGATAGAACCATTTGTCATTCATAGTGGAAAGTACATTACAGGTGTCGCATCCGGTCCTGACGTGACACAGTATAGAATCAGAAAAATCGATGAAGCAACTCTGCATGGATTTTACTCGAAAGCATTCAGGCTCGTGGCGGAAGCTTCCGTTTCAATGGACATGTTCAGTGTATTCGGCTCCATAGCGATGTTTACGGTTCTCTGTGAGGAGAGTGGAACGGTATCTGAAGTTCTGAGTAAAAACATGATCGAGTTTGAAACGGTTTCCCCCTGTTCGAAAGTATCGATAGTCGGCGCGGGGATGCATGGAATTAAAGGAGTTATGGCAAGGTTTTCCTCCGCGCTGGATCAGGCCGGCATCGATATGCTTCAGACAGTTGATTCTCATGCAACCATTTCCGCACTTGTTATGCTGGATCAGAGAGACTGTGCGCTCAGGGCTCTTCATAGAGAGTTTCTGGAAGAATGA
- a CDS encoding undecaprenyl-diphosphate phosphatase, with amino-acid sequence MTLLTVIILAVIQGITEFLPVSSSGHLALAGTVMNVPAGDIIFEVVVHVGTLMAVLAVYWKDLVGLVSGVFRKQKESLALAGLLVLGSIPAAVAGFLLADSVEQLFDRPVVVSIMLIVTGCILFSTRSAFAKLGRRENPSIAGSLLIGLAQAIALLPGISRSGITISTGLFAGIRKEKAARFSFLLSIPAIAGAAVLKLGDLGKSGIELPLMIVGLVVSAVTGYLALRLLLSFLSRGKFSIFAWYCWALGLSGLIISIAGG; translated from the coding sequence ATGACTCTTCTGACAGTAATAATTCTTGCTGTTATTCAGGGAATTACGGAATTCCTGCCTGTTTCCAGTTCAGGGCATCTTGCCCTTGCCGGGACAGTCATGAATGTTCCGGCCGGAGATATTATCTTTGAGGTAGTTGTTCATGTCGGAACACTTATGGCGGTTCTTGCCGTTTACTGGAAAGATCTTGTCGGCCTTGTTTCAGGGGTTTTCAGGAAACAGAAGGAATCCCTTGCTCTCGCAGGTCTGCTCGTTCTGGGATCGATACCGGCGGCAGTAGCCGGATTCCTGCTGGCAGATTCAGTCGAGCAACTTTTTGACAGGCCGGTAGTAGTTTCCATTATGCTTATTGTTACGGGTTGTATTCTGTTCTCAACAAGATCTGCATTCGCGAAGCTTGGCAGAAGAGAAAACCCTTCGATTGCCGGCAGTCTTCTGATCGGGCTTGCGCAGGCGATTGCCCTTCTCCCAGGGATTTCCCGTTCCGGTATTACCATTTCAACAGGACTGTTTGCCGGTATCAGAAAGGAAAAGGCAGCACGGTTTTCCTTCCTTCTTTCCATACCGGCGATTGCTGGCGCTGCTGTACTGAAGCTGGGTGATCTGGGGAAAAGTGGAATAGAACTGCCTCTGATGATTGTTGGTCTGGTGGTTTCAGCTGTTACCGGATATCTTGCGCTGAGACTTTTACTCTCATTTTTATCCAGAGGAAAATTCTCAATATTTGCCTGGTATTGCTGGGCGCTTGGATTATCCGGTCTGATAATTTCGATAGCAGGAGGCTGA